The following proteins are encoded in a genomic region of Toxotes jaculatrix isolate fToxJac2 chromosome 3, fToxJac2.pri, whole genome shotgun sequence:
- the LOC121179388 gene encoding ataxin-1-like, protein MSFTPNPVLVPDRDSLPLAKRDQRPGSPLQQQQCDTAIFKVPYPHRSHSEFKTKHTGPFQPVPRRVPALYQPWIPTQTSTRFKPHVLSAFREHHGWAEWREFTPLYPGWDFSHHYQHPSHFSGTPAVHPGHPQNLSRFSPISLVSEGFHRMDGGYDWEQLKTLRDKSKGQSNGRNKGPYVRRRDRKEYFPRVEKASPPLLNTCLPHPPHERQPGLLHRSTNTVRHPVSGHSFRRVSPDDNSNSRYTSTKEDTSSSLVQPFSEHASSSYSSPNRFPWLLPHFVAGSLIELRDGRLRQVEHLQTEDFLLGSLACPDLRLSCCTVQSISPSASSSSISRLLILLHDQQSQELVDVYVEYPFFVREQGWSSCSPQRTALLCGLQCRQLSVGDVCLALTPVSAPQTPSSVTLEPQTSPRKSEGRCEPIKVSHPQVPQGPQWPAGGKEKKEAETVRRRHRSAPE, encoded by the exons ATGAGCTTCACTCCAAACCCAGTTCTAGTCCCAGACAGGGACAGCCTTCCACTGGCAAAGAGGGACCAAAGACCAGGCTCACCAttgcagcaacagcagtgtGATACTGCTATTTTCAAGGTGCCTTACCCTCACAGGAGCCACAGCGAGtttaagacaaaacacacaggccCATTTCAGCCAGTGCCACGACGGGTTCCTGCGCTCTACCAGCCCTGGATCCCGACTCAAACATCCACCAGGTTCAAGCCTCATGTGCTATCTGCATTCAGGGAGCATCATGGCTGGGCAGAGTGGAGAGAGTTCACCCCCCTGTACCCTGGATGGGACTTTTCCCACCACTATCAGCACCCCAGCCACTTTTCTGGCACACCTGCAGTCCACCCAGGCCATCCACAAAACCTCTCAAGATTCAGTCCCATCTCCCTGGTGTCTGAGGGTTTCCACAGAATGGATGGAGGGTATGACTGGGAGCAGCTCAAGACATTAAGGGACAAGAGCAAGGGGCAGAGCAATGGCAGGAATAAGGGACCGTATGTgaggagaagagacaggaaagagTATTTTCCCAGAGTTGAAAAAGCAAGTCCTCCATTGCTGAACACATGCCTACCTCACCCTCCACATGAGCGCCAACCTGGTCTGTTGCACAGATCAACAAACACGGTCAGACATCCTGTTTCTGGACATTCCTTCAGGAGAGTTTCTCCTGACGATAACTCAAACAGCAGATACACTTCCACGAAAGAGGACACATCAAGCTCTCTTGTTCAGCCGTTTTCCGAGCACGCTTCTTCCTCCTATTCCTCTCCTAACCGTTTCCCCTGGCTGCTCCCCCACTTTGTGGCCGGCTCACTGATTGAGCTCAGAGATGGGCGGCTGAGACAAGTGGAGCACCTGCAGACGGAGGACTTCCTGCTGGGATCTCTGGCCTGTCCAGACCTGCgcctgagctgctgcacagtgCAGAGCATCAGCccttcagcctcctcctcctccatctcacgCCTCCTCATCCTGCTTCACGACCAGCAGTCGCAG GAGTTGGTGGATGTCTATGTGGAGTACCCGTTCTTTGTGCGTGAGCAAGGCTGGTCCTCCTGCAGTCCTCAGAGGACTGCCCTTCTCTGTGGCCTGCAATGCCGCCAGCTCAGCGTAGGGGACGTCTGCCTGGCCCTCACGCCCGTCTCAGCTCCACAGACTCCATCATCAGTCACCCTGGAGCCACAAACCTCACCCAGGAAGTCAGAGGGAAGGTGTGAGCCCATAAAGGTATCACACCCACAGGTTCCCCAAGGGCCACAGTGGCCAGCTGgggggaaggagaagaaggaggcagagacgGTCCGGAGGAGACACCGTTCAGCCCCTGAGTAG